In the Brassica napus cultivar Da-Ae chromosome A7, Da-Ae, whole genome shotgun sequence genome, one interval contains:
- the LOC125575161 gene encoding cyclin-A2-4-like isoform X2 — protein sequence MKEIAVSGNTVPLHARPVTRALASALRASKLLITSSSPNQGRVLRANSKRRAFDDDKKNASPPKKKKKRALLKDITNVTSHNNSYTTSCFSAAKLQVQIKKGRACSSKVASSSATSQVTDDVKLQVVSDSEGVSLSGCTGTNEASSSSKPSSRLPPRPLGRLTSTVERSCVGGSSTVASIPKFIDIDSDVKDPLLCSLYAPDIHYNLRVSELKRRPCPDFMGRTQRDVTQTMRGVLVDWLVEVSEEYTLASDTLYLTVYLIDWFLHGNCMERQRLQLLGITCMLIASKYEEIYAPRIEEFCFITDNTYTRDEVLEMESQVLKHFSFQIYTPTSKTFLRRFLRAAQPSHLMMPSVEMEFLANYLTELTLIECQFLKYLPSVIAASAVFLAKWTMNQSSHPWNATLEHYTTYKASDLKECVQALQDLQLNTKGCPLNSIRIKYRQDMFKCVAVFTSPKVPERLF from the exons ATGAAGGAGATAGCTGTTTCCGGGAACACAGTTCCTCTCCATGCTCGCCCTGTAACTCGTGCCCTTGCCTCTGCTCTGCGTGCGTCTAAGTTGTTGATTACATCTTCTTCACCCAACCAGGGAAGGGTTCTGAGAGCAAACAGCAAAAGAAGAGCCTTTGATGATGATAAGAAGAATGCCAGTCcacctaagaagaagaagaagcgagcTCTTCTTAAAGACATCACAAATGTTACCTCCCATAATAATTCTTATACTACAAGCTGCTTCAGTGCAGCTAAACTTCAG gtgcAGATAAAGAAGGGAAGGGCATGTTCTTCCAAGGTGGCATCATCTTCTGCTACTTCACAAGTTACAGATGATGTAAAGTTACAAGTTGTGTCAGATTCAGAAGGAGTAAGCTTGTCTGGCTGTACAGGCACAAACGAAGCATCTTCTAGCTCAAAGCCGAGTTCCAGGTTGCCTCCAAGACCCCTTGGGAGATTAACTTCTACAG TTGAGAGAAGTTGTGTTGGAGGAAGTTCCACTGTGGCAAGTATCCCCAAATTCATTGACATTGATTCAGATGTTAAAGATCCTCTTCTCTGTAGCCTATATGCACCTGATATCCACTACAACCTGCGTGTTTCTGAG CTTAAACGCAGACCATGTCCTGATTTTATGGGGAGAACACAAAGAGATGTGACTCAGACAATGCGTGGAGTCCTGGTTGATTGGCTTGTTGAG GTCTCAGAGGAATACACACTTGCATCTGACACTCTCTACCTCACAGTGTATCTCATAGACTGGTTTCTACATGGGAACTGCATGGAAAGACAAAGACTTCAATTGCTGGGCATCACTTGTATGCTCATTGCTTC AAAGTACGAGGAAATCTATGCGCCACGCATTGAAGAGTTCTGCTTCATCACGGATAACACTTACACAAGAGATGAGGTCCTGGAAATGGAGAGCCAAGTACTGAAGCATTTCAGCTTTCAAATATACACTCCCACTTCTAAAACATTCCTCAG GAGATTTCTCCGAGCAGCTCAACCTTCTCACCTG ATGATGCCAAGTGTGGAAATGGAGTTTCTGGCGAATTATCTGACGGAATTGACGTTAATAGAGTGTCAGTTCTTGAAGTACCTACCTTCGGTTATAGCTGCATCGGCTGTTTTTCTAGCCAAGTGGACAATGAACCAATCAAGCCACCCTTGG aatGCAACACTTGAGCATTACACAACGTATAAAGCCTCGGATCTCAAAGAATGTGTTCAGGCCTTGCAAGATCTGCAGCTCAACACCAAAGGATGTCCCTTAAACTCCATACGCATCAAGTACAGGCAAGACATG TTCAAATGCGTGGCGGTGTTCACATCTCCAAAGGTACCTGAGAGGCTATTCTGA
- the LOC125575161 gene encoding cyclin-A2-4-like isoform X1, whose amino-acid sequence MKEIAVSGNTVPLHARPVTRALASALRASKLLITSSSPNQGRVLRANSKRRAFDDDKKNASPPKKKKKRALLKDITNVTSHNNSYTTSCFSAAKLQVVVHIHNTMLLLKIVKKHVCCLQVSHFFLKVQIKKGRACSSKVASSSATSQVTDDVKLQVVSDSEGVSLSGCTGTNEASSSSKPSSRLPPRPLGRLTSTVERSCVGGSSTVASIPKFIDIDSDVKDPLLCSLYAPDIHYNLRVSELKRRPCPDFMGRTQRDVTQTMRGVLVDWLVEVSEEYTLASDTLYLTVYLIDWFLHGNCMERQRLQLLGITCMLIASKYEEIYAPRIEEFCFITDNTYTRDEVLEMESQVLKHFSFQIYTPTSKTFLRRFLRAAQPSHLMMPSVEMEFLANYLTELTLIECQFLKYLPSVIAASAVFLAKWTMNQSSHPWNATLEHYTTYKASDLKECVQALQDLQLNTKGCPLNSIRIKYRQDMFKCVAVFTSPKVPERLF is encoded by the exons ATGAAGGAGATAGCTGTTTCCGGGAACACAGTTCCTCTCCATGCTCGCCCTGTAACTCGTGCCCTTGCCTCTGCTCTGCGTGCGTCTAAGTTGTTGATTACATCTTCTTCACCCAACCAGGGAAGGGTTCTGAGAGCAAACAGCAAAAGAAGAGCCTTTGATGATGATAAGAAGAATGCCAGTCcacctaagaagaagaagaagcgagcTCTTCTTAAAGACATCACAAATGTTACCTCCCATAATAATTCTTATACTACAAGCTGCTTCAGTGCAGCTAAACTTCAGGTTGTTGTTCATATACACAATACAATGCTTCTTCTTAAAATTGTCAAGAAACATGTTTGTTGCTTACAAGTgtcccatttttttttaaaggtgcAGATAAAGAAGGGAAGGGCATGTTCTTCCAAGGTGGCATCATCTTCTGCTACTTCACAAGTTACAGATGATGTAAAGTTACAAGTTGTGTCAGATTCAGAAGGAGTAAGCTTGTCTGGCTGTACAGGCACAAACGAAGCATCTTCTAGCTCAAAGCCGAGTTCCAGGTTGCCTCCAAGACCCCTTGGGAGATTAACTTCTACAG TTGAGAGAAGTTGTGTTGGAGGAAGTTCCACTGTGGCAAGTATCCCCAAATTCATTGACATTGATTCAGATGTTAAAGATCCTCTTCTCTGTAGCCTATATGCACCTGATATCCACTACAACCTGCGTGTTTCTGAG CTTAAACGCAGACCATGTCCTGATTTTATGGGGAGAACACAAAGAGATGTGACTCAGACAATGCGTGGAGTCCTGGTTGATTGGCTTGTTGAG GTCTCAGAGGAATACACACTTGCATCTGACACTCTCTACCTCACAGTGTATCTCATAGACTGGTTTCTACATGGGAACTGCATGGAAAGACAAAGACTTCAATTGCTGGGCATCACTTGTATGCTCATTGCTTC AAAGTACGAGGAAATCTATGCGCCACGCATTGAAGAGTTCTGCTTCATCACGGATAACACTTACACAAGAGATGAGGTCCTGGAAATGGAGAGCCAAGTACTGAAGCATTTCAGCTTTCAAATATACACTCCCACTTCTAAAACATTCCTCAG GAGATTTCTCCGAGCAGCTCAACCTTCTCACCTG ATGATGCCAAGTGTGGAAATGGAGTTTCTGGCGAATTATCTGACGGAATTGACGTTAATAGAGTGTCAGTTCTTGAAGTACCTACCTTCGGTTATAGCTGCATCGGCTGTTTTTCTAGCCAAGTGGACAATGAACCAATCAAGCCACCCTTGG aatGCAACACTTGAGCATTACACAACGTATAAAGCCTCGGATCTCAAAGAATGTGTTCAGGCCTTGCAAGATCTGCAGCTCAACACCAAAGGATGTCCCTTAAACTCCATACGCATCAAGTACAGGCAAGACATG TTCAAATGCGTGGCGGTGTTCACATCTCCAAAGGTACCTGAGAGGCTATTCTGA